The DNA segment ACTCCTCGGCCTCCTCGACGGCTTTACGACCGTCATGGTCTACGCTGCAAAAGCCCCGGAAGCCGAGACTAAAAACCTGATCGCTGCCCTGAACCGCCGGGGCGTGCGGGTCGTCGTGCCCATCATCGAGCGGGATACCTGCAGCCTCCGCCTCTCCTACCTCCCCGACCCTTCGGTTCTCGTCCCGAGCACGTTTGACGTCCCGGAACCGATCGGCCACGAACTCCCGGCCCGGCCCGGGGACGTCGAGGCCGTCGTCATACCGATGCTCGCCTTCGACGCCGAAGGGAACCGGCTCGGCTACGGTGCGGGGTATTACGACCGCTTCCTCCACCGGTACCCTCACCCGAAGAAGATCGGCATCGCGTTCTCCTGCCAGCAGGCAGAACGCATTCCTGCCGATGAAAACGACGTGAAGATGGATTACATCGTTACGGAAAAGGGGATCATCCGGCATAACGGAAGGGCGGTTTAGGGAAAAATATAAATAGTGGACAGCACTTACCTATGGTAAACCTCACAGGAGGAGATTGTTCACATGGCCAATACCGAATCCATTGAAGTGACCATCAAGGAGGCGGCTCACGAAGACGCCGGACGGGGAATTGCCAGACTGAGCATCGACACCATGAAGGCGCTTGGCCTCGTCAGCGGCGACGTCGTCGAGGTCGAGGGGCGCCATAAGGCAGCGACGCTCGTCTGGCCCGGTTTCCCCCAGGACACCGGCAAGGCGGTCCTGCGCATCGACGGCAACACCCGGAGCAACGTCGGATCAGGGATCGACGACAACGTCCGGATCAGAAAGACCGAAGCGGGATACGCGAAGAAGGTGACCATCCAGCCGACCCAGCCCATCCGCCTGATGGGCGGCGAGCAGTACCTGGGGAGGATCCTCCGCGGCAGGCCCGTCACCGAGGGGCAGCTCATCCGCGTCAACATCCTCGGCAACCCGCTTACGTTCGCGATCGCCAGGGTTGCACCGAAGGGCATCGCCATCGTCACCGACAGCACCGAGATCGAGCTGAAAGAGACTCCGTACGAGCCCAAGGAGGGGCGACGC comes from the Methanoculleus marisnigri JR1 genome and includes:
- a CDS encoding 5-formyltetrahydrofolate cyclo-ligase, coding for MSQTKAALRLRAKEARALLSPEDVAAYSASIEEKLLGLLDGFTTVMVYAAKAPEAETKNLIAALNRRGVRVVVPIIERDTCSLRLSYLPDPSVLVPSTFDVPEPIGHELPARPGDVEAVVIPMLAFDAEGNRLGYGAGYYDRFLHRYPHPKKIGIAFSCQQAERIPADENDVKMDYIVTEKGIIRHNGRAV